A region from the Geobacillus vulcani PSS1 genome encodes:
- a CDS encoding enoyl-CoA hydratase — METVALTFDQNKAILELNRPQSLNAMDGQMLTELVGALRQIEESDASIVVIRGKGRGFSAGGDIKTMLSVDDPGQFQTVMNTIQEMIMRLYTMPKITVSLIHGPAAGLGFSFALASDYLIATKEARLAMNFIGVGLVPDGGGHFLLAQRVGTAKAKQIIWEGKPMSADEAQQLGLVDFVVDHEEQAEQFIASLQEKPLQAMIATKQLYAEQTKADLLRVLELETDAQQRMRQTEDHREGVRAFLEKRKPVFRGR; from the coding sequence ATGGAAACAGTTGCGCTGACATTTGACCAAAACAAAGCAATATTGGAACTGAACCGCCCGCAGTCGCTCAATGCGATGGATGGACAAATGTTAACAGAACTTGTCGGCGCATTGCGGCAAATCGAAGAAAGTGACGCTTCGATCGTCGTCATCCGCGGCAAGGGAAGAGGATTCTCGGCAGGTGGCGACATTAAGACGATGCTTTCTGTCGATGACCCGGGCCAATTTCAGACGGTGATGAACACGATCCAAGAGATGATCATGCGATTGTATACGATGCCGAAAATCACCGTTTCGCTCATCCATGGGCCCGCTGCTGGTCTTGGGTTCAGCTTTGCGTTGGCGAGCGATTACCTCATCGCCACAAAAGAAGCGCGCCTCGCCATGAACTTTATCGGCGTTGGCCTCGTCCCTGACGGCGGCGGGCATTTCCTCTTGGCGCAGCGCGTCGGTACCGCGAAAGCGAAACAAATCATTTGGGAAGGAAAACCGATGAGCGCCGATGAAGCGCAGCAGCTTGGCCTCGTCGATTTCGTTGTCGATCATGAGGAGCAAGCCGAACAATTCATCGCTTCCCTGCAGGAAAAACCGCTCCAAGCCATGATCGCCACGAAACAGCTGTACGCCGAGCAAACAAAGGCGGACTTGCTTCGCGTCCTAGAGCTTGAAACCGACGCCCAACAGCGCATGCGGCAAACCGAAGATCACCGCGAAGGCGTCCGCGCCTTTTTAGAAAAACGGAAGCCGGTGTTTCGGGGGAGGTGA
- a CDS encoding substrate-binding domain-containing protein produces the protein MKKLLLIYACLVSLFILYIYRYHLEISRLRLASQGETAFQGKPDEKYVMVTFQSGMDYWKRCLKGFEDAAEALNVSVEYRGATQYDVNEQVTVLEQVIARKPAGIAVSAINPTALTKTINKAVEKGIPVVLFDSNASGSKAFSFLGTNNYSAGVTAAHEMAKLLRNGGNVAVITSPHQLNHQERTRGFVETIYEKYPRMQVVAVKNGKGDTMVSKQAAIEILRDYPDVQGIFATEANGGVGVAEAIKELNKKEITVISFDTEKQTLDLVKEGVIAATLAQGTWNMGYWSLQFLFHLHHHLTSPSRSGDLPLPAYVDTGITIVTRENVDHFYAK, from the coding sequence GTGAAGAAGTTACTACTCATTTATGCTTGTTTAGTCAGTTTGTTTATTCTTTATATATACCGCTATCATTTAGAAATTTCTCGCCTCCGTTTAGCTTCTCAAGGAGAGACAGCGTTTCAAGGCAAACCAGATGAAAAATACGTCATGGTCACTTTCCAATCAGGTATGGATTATTGGAAGCGCTGTCTGAAAGGATTTGAAGATGCAGCGGAAGCATTGAACGTCTCCGTGGAATATCGGGGGGCTACCCAATATGATGTCAACGAGCAAGTTACGGTGCTGGAACAAGTGATCGCGAGAAAACCGGCAGGTATTGCTGTTTCCGCCATTAATCCGACCGCGCTGACAAAGACAATCAATAAAGCTGTTGAGAAAGGGATTCCAGTTGTATTATTTGACTCGAATGCTTCGGGAAGCAAGGCGTTTTCGTTTCTAGGGACGAATAATTATAGTGCTGGAGTGACAGCTGCTCACGAAATGGCAAAACTACTGAGAAATGGCGGAAACGTTGCCGTGATTACCTCCCCCCATCAACTTAATCATCAAGAGAGAACGAGAGGATTTGTTGAGACGATCTATGAAAAATATCCACGAATGCAAGTGGTGGCTGTGAAGAATGGAAAAGGAGACACTATGGTCTCAAAACAGGCGGCAATAGAGATTTTGCGAGATTATCCGGATGTGCAAGGGATCTTTGCCACAGAAGCGAACGGAGGAGTTGGCGTGGCGGAAGCAATCAAAGAGCTAAATAAGAAAGAGATTACGGTCATTAGTTTTGATACAGAAAAACAAACATTAGATTTGGTGAAGGAAGGTGTGATCGCTGCGACATTGGCGCAAGGAACATGGAATATGGGGTACTGGTCGCTGCAGTTTTTATTTCATCTCCATCATCATCTTACCTCACCATCACGATCGGGGGATTTACCGCTACCCGCGTATGTTGATACAGGAATTACGATCGTTACACGAGAAAATGTGGATCATTTTTATGCCAAATGA
- a CDS encoding cache domain-containing sensor histidine kinase, whose protein sequence is MLKRWRVSHWPIRYKFVSLLLISMIVPALCLGSLVGWTVDRIIERQVNENTLQLISQVNQTLEFYANNMQNATYLIAFNPQIKAFLDRRAPRNDYEMRQFLQGITTLYPEIAGILVVNEYGDYISNEMYSRSPRPLTRESWYREAVKNKGIFKMLGHPVGRNVISHAHYTSAEVISAVRAIVDPETQNVKGVVLVDLKLRVIAEATKNIRLGKWGYLLVMDEQGKSIYTPSRSTVTAVPMRWIKGNSGSFFKNINGQHVQFIYQRSPFTNWTTIGVFPSDESALEVKEIRFYIVSFIFFVCFIAIGTSYYLSFSLSRPISQLTAFMKKAQAGDLTVRYHGERMDEIGILGRSFNHMLDQMQHFISLAEWQERQRWEAELRGLQAQIKPHFLYNTLDTIQWMARKKGADDVAELVNNLAKLFRIGLSKGKDMIRLAEEVEHTKSYLRIQEVRYKDKLDYTFDIPEHLQQFYVLKLLLQPIVENAIYHGIKQRRGQGHIWIQAREHEGAMYICVKDDGVGMSRERLQELQKSLAIDFTSGDQEGKMKKVKGYGMVNVQARLQLTFGPRYRLYIDSQEGKGTTVTIVHPIIPHLP, encoded by the coding sequence ATGCTGAAGCGTTGGCGGGTTAGCCATTGGCCGATACGATACAAGTTTGTTTCGTTGTTACTCATCTCAATGATTGTGCCTGCACTCTGCTTAGGAAGCTTGGTAGGGTGGACGGTGGATCGAATTATTGAACGACAAGTAAATGAAAATACGTTGCAATTGATTAGCCAAGTCAATCAGACATTAGAGTTTTATGCCAATAATATGCAAAACGCAACGTATCTGATTGCTTTTAATCCGCAAATAAAAGCGTTCTTGGATCGTAGAGCGCCTCGCAATGATTATGAAATGCGTCAATTTTTGCAAGGAATCACTACGTTGTATCCCGAGATTGCGGGGATTTTAGTTGTTAACGAGTATGGCGACTATATAAGCAATGAAATGTACAGCCGTTCTCCCCGGCCGTTAACAAGGGAATCATGGTATCGTGAGGCTGTGAAAAATAAAGGGATTTTTAAAATGCTCGGTCATCCGGTTGGAAGAAATGTTATTTCTCATGCCCATTATACAAGTGCAGAAGTCATATCCGCGGTTCGAGCCATTGTGGATCCCGAGACACAAAACGTGAAAGGGGTTGTACTGGTTGATTTAAAGTTGAGAGTCATTGCGGAAGCGACAAAAAATATCCGTCTTGGAAAATGGGGATATTTACTGGTGATGGATGAGCAAGGGAAAAGCATCTATACTCCGAGCCGTTCCACAGTGACAGCTGTCCCGATGCGCTGGATCAAAGGAAATAGCGGTTCATTTTTCAAGAACATCAATGGACAACACGTTCAGTTTATTTATCAGCGCTCGCCGTTTACGAATTGGACAACAATCGGAGTGTTTCCCAGTGATGAATCAGCACTAGAAGTGAAAGAAATCCGTTTTTATATCGTCAGTTTTATTTTTTTCGTCTGTTTTATTGCCATTGGTACTTCTTATTACCTGTCGTTTTCATTATCTCGTCCGATCAGCCAGCTGACGGCATTTATGAAAAAAGCGCAAGCAGGCGATTTAACGGTTCGTTATCATGGGGAGCGTATGGATGAAATTGGGATATTGGGTCGAAGTTTCAACCACATGTTGGATCAAATGCAGCATTTTATTTCTTTGGCGGAATGGCAAGAGCGACAGCGGTGGGAGGCAGAGTTGCGGGGATTGCAAGCCCAAATTAAACCGCACTTCCTTTACAATACATTAGACACCATTCAATGGATGGCGCGCAAAAAAGGGGCTGATGATGTTGCCGAGTTGGTCAACAATCTGGCAAAGTTGTTCCGCATTGGGTTGAGCAAGGGGAAGGATATGATTCGTTTGGCTGAGGAAGTAGAACATACGAAAAGTTATTTACGTATCCAGGAAGTTCGCTATAAAGATAAGTTGGACTATACCTTTGATATTCCGGAACATCTGCAACAATTTTATGTGTTAAAGTTGCTGTTGCAGCCGATTGTAGAGAATGCGATTTATCACGGTATCAAACAGAGAAGAGGACAAGGGCATATTTGGATTCAAGCGCGAGAACATGAAGGAGCGATGTATATTTGTGTAAAAGACGATGGCGTCGGAATGTCACGGGAGCGGCTACAAGAGTTGCAGAAAAGTTTAGCCATTGACTTTACATCGGGAGACCAAGAAGGAAAGATGAAAAAGGTGAAAGGGTACGGAATGGTGAACGTACAAGCCCGCTTACAGTTAACATTTGGTCCTCGCTATCGACTGTATATCGATAGTCAGGAAGGGAAAGGGACAACCGTGACAATTGTGCACCCGATCATCCCCCATCTTCCTTAG
- a CDS encoding response regulator transcription factor, with protein MWKVLIADDEAIIREGIRESIDWHEFNMEVVAEAEDGEEALEFALQHRVDVLFVDLSMPIMDGITLMKHAREKLPHCRMIVITGYDEFSYAQEAIRLQVDDYLLKPTHPQQLREVVAKVKEKLEQEQQEKRYMELLTNQVQKHAHVLRQQLGMEWATGRLTEEEMVEQLSLLGLSWSCPAQIIVIQWFSFKNQPIVSDRDRQLLLFAIENALSELLEDGDKIIFRDSNELVVVISWKAISEERCRQIEMALRQHLHIKASVYIEAVQGGIGGVRAAYEKCKEQMEKESRISPIVRRARQYIQKHFSQPDLTLESVAQFLNVSPVYLSRMIKQELGISFTHLLTKTRMEKASELLLSTELPIHEIAERVGYDTQHYFSTAFKKTIGVSPNQYRKMHITKDTF; from the coding sequence ATGTGGAAAGTGTTGATTGCAGACGATGAGGCTATCATTCGTGAAGGAATTCGGGAATCAATCGATTGGCATGAATTTAACATGGAAGTTGTTGCAGAAGCAGAAGATGGGGAAGAGGCGTTGGAATTCGCCTTGCAGCATCGAGTCGATGTATTGTTTGTCGATTTAAGCATGCCGATTATGGACGGGATTACACTGATGAAACATGCGCGGGAGAAGTTGCCCCATTGCCGTATGATTGTGATTACCGGTTATGATGAGTTTTCGTATGCGCAGGAAGCGATTCGCCTTCAAGTGGATGATTATTTATTAAAGCCCACTCATCCGCAGCAATTGCGCGAAGTAGTCGCAAAAGTGAAGGAGAAGCTCGAACAGGAGCAACAGGAAAAACGATATATGGAACTGTTAACAAATCAAGTACAGAAGCATGCTCACGTGCTTCGCCAGCAATTAGGAATGGAATGGGCGACAGGGCGACTGACAGAGGAGGAGATGGTCGAGCAACTGTCCTTGCTTGGACTTTCGTGGTCTTGCCCTGCGCAAATCATTGTCATCCAATGGTTTTCATTTAAAAATCAGCCCATTGTGAGCGATCGGGATCGGCAGTTGCTTTTATTTGCCATCGAAAACGCCCTCTCTGAATTATTGGAAGATGGCGACAAAATTATTTTTCGCGATTCGAACGAGCTCGTCGTTGTGATCAGCTGGAAAGCGATCAGCGAAGAACGGTGCAGGCAAATTGAAATGGCACTGAGGCAACATCTGCATATCAAAGCTAGTGTATATATAGAAGCAGTGCAAGGAGGAATAGGCGGGGTGAGGGCGGCATATGAAAAATGCAAAGAGCAAATGGAGAAAGAAAGCCGTATTTCTCCGATTGTCCGCCGCGCTAGGCAGTATATACAGAAACACTTTAGCCAGCCGGATTTGACGCTTGAGTCCGTGGCTCAGTTTCTCAATGTTTCCCCGGTTTATTTAAGCCGAATGATCAAACAAGAACTCGGCATTTCGTTTACTCATTTGTTGACGAAAACTCGGATGGAGAAGGCGTCGGAATTGCTTTTGTCTACTGAGTTGCCGATTCATGAAATTGCTGAACGCGTCGGCTATGATACACAGCATTATTTCAGCACGGCTTTTAAAAAGACGATAGGGGTGTCTCCAAATCAATATCGGAAAATGCACATAACAAAGGATACCTTTTGA
- the chvE gene encoding multiple monosaccharide ABC transporter substrate-binding protein, with protein sequence MKKSLFVLILSIFVLSLSACGGLGANGGKNGFVGISMPTKSSERWIHDGKNMVKEFEKLGYKTDLQYAEDVVENQVSQIENMITKGVNVLVIAPIDAEALTDVLEKAHKQGIKIISYDRLIKNSKYVDYYATFDNFKVGVLQGQYIEQKLGLKEGKGPFNIELFAGSPDDNNAYFFFDGAMSVLKPYIDSGKLVVRSGQTKFDQVATLRWDGATAQARMDNLLSAHYTNARVDAVLSPYDGISIGIISSLKGVGYGTPSKPMPVITGQDAELASVKSIIAGEQTQTVFKDTRELAKKAVEMADAVLKGKKPEVNDTKTYNNGVKVVPAYLLEPVSVDKSNYEKVLIDSGYYKKEDLEK encoded by the coding sequence ATGAAAAAGTCTTTGTTTGTACTAATTTTGTCGATATTTGTCCTGTCATTATCGGCCTGCGGGGGACTTGGGGCGAATGGAGGAAAAAATGGATTTGTCGGCATTTCTATGCCAACGAAATCTTCAGAGCGCTGGATTCATGATGGGAAAAATATGGTGAAAGAATTCGAAAAACTCGGTTATAAGACGGATTTGCAATATGCTGAGGACGTGGTTGAAAACCAAGTATCACAAATTGAAAACATGATCACCAAAGGGGTTAACGTGTTAGTGATTGCTCCGATTGATGCGGAAGCGTTGACGGACGTGTTGGAAAAAGCGCATAAACAAGGGATTAAGATCATTTCGTACGACCGTTTGATTAAAAACAGCAAGTATGTCGACTATTATGCAACGTTTGATAACTTTAAAGTCGGTGTGCTGCAAGGGCAGTACATTGAACAAAAGCTCGGATTGAAAGAAGGAAAGGGACCGTTCAACATCGAGTTGTTTGCCGGTTCTCCAGATGACAATAACGCCTATTTCTTCTTTGATGGAGCAATGTCGGTATTAAAGCCGTACATTGATTCCGGAAAGTTAGTGGTGAGAAGCGGGCAAACGAAGTTTGACCAAGTAGCGACATTGCGCTGGGATGGAGCTACGGCTCAAGCGCGTATGGATAACTTGTTGAGTGCGCATTATACGAATGCTCGCGTTGATGCGGTTTTGTCCCCGTACGATGGCATTAGCATTGGCATCATTTCTTCCTTAAAAGGGGTTGGCTACGGAACTCCGAGCAAGCCGATGCCGGTGATTACTGGGCAAGATGCGGAATTGGCTTCGGTGAAATCGATTATCGCAGGGGAACAAACGCAAACGGTGTTTAAAGACACGAGGGAATTGGCGAAAAAAGCAGTTGAGATGGCGGATGCGGTGTTGAAAGGGAAAAAGCCGGAAGTGAACGATACGAAAACGTATAATAACGGAGTTAAAGTTGTCCCAGCGTATTTGTTGGAACCGGTTTCGGTTGATAAATCCAATTATGAAAAAGTATTGATCGACAGCGGCTATTACAAAAAAGAAGATTTGGAAAAATAG